A region of Streptomyces sp. TG1A-60 DNA encodes the following proteins:
- a CDS encoding cation acetate symporter: MSPVQQTFLAANEASQHRPLIITLFALFVVATLGITVWAGRQTKDAADFYAGGRQFSAFQNGLAVSGDYMSAASFLGIAGAIALFGYDGFLYSIGFLVAWLVALLLVAEPLRNSGRYTMGDVLAYRMRQRPVRTAAGTSTIVVSIFYLLAQMAGAGVLVSLLLGITSDAGKILIVALVGILMIVYVSIGGMKGTTWVQMVKAVLLIGGTILITFLVLLKFNFNISDLLGTAAENSGKGAAFLEPGLQYGGSGISKLDFISLGVALVLGTAGLPHILIRFYTVPNAKAARKSVNWAIGIIGGFYLMTIALGFGAAALISQDEIIASNPSGNTAAPLLALHLGGVDSTWGAILLATISAVAFATILAVVAGLTLASSSSFAHDIYANVIRKGQASGAEEVRAARWATVFIGVVSIGLGALARDLNVAGLVALAFAVAASANLPTILYSLFWKKFTTQGALWSIYGGLIVAVGLVLFSPVVSGDPKAMFPAVDFAWFPLKNPGIISIPFGFLMGWLGTVLSKEEPDTAKYAELEVRSLTGTGAH, from the coding sequence ATGAGCCCCGTACAGCAGACCTTTCTCGCCGCGAACGAGGCCAGCCAGCACCGGCCGCTGATCATCACCCTGTTCGCGCTGTTCGTCGTCGCGACGCTCGGCATCACCGTCTGGGCCGGCCGCCAGACCAAGGACGCCGCCGACTTCTACGCGGGCGGACGCCAGTTCAGCGCCTTCCAGAACGGTCTCGCGGTCTCCGGCGACTACATGTCGGCCGCGTCGTTCCTCGGCATCGCGGGCGCGATCGCCCTCTTCGGCTACGACGGCTTCCTGTACTCCATCGGCTTCCTGGTCGCCTGGCTGGTCGCCCTCCTGCTGGTCGCCGAGCCCCTGCGGAACTCCGGTCGCTACACCATGGGCGACGTCCTCGCTTACCGCATGCGCCAGCGCCCCGTGCGCACCGCGGCCGGCACCTCCACGATCGTCGTCTCGATCTTCTACCTGCTGGCACAGATGGCGGGCGCGGGTGTCCTCGTCTCCCTGCTGCTCGGCATCACCTCCGACGCCGGCAAGATCCTCATCGTCGCCCTCGTCGGCATCCTGATGATCGTCTATGTCTCCATCGGCGGTATGAAGGGCACCACCTGGGTCCAGATGGTGAAGGCCGTGCTGCTCATCGGCGGCACGATCCTCATTACGTTCCTGGTGCTGCTGAAGTTCAACTTCAACATCTCCGATCTGCTCGGCACCGCCGCCGAGAACAGCGGCAAGGGCGCCGCCTTCCTGGAGCCCGGCCTCCAGTACGGCGGCTCCGGCATCTCCAAGCTGGACTTCATCTCCCTCGGCGTCGCCCTGGTGCTCGGCACCGCCGGCCTGCCGCACATCCTGATCCGCTTCTACACGGTGCCCAACGCCAAGGCCGCCCGGAAGTCCGTGAACTGGGCGATCGGCATCATCGGCGGCTTCTACCTGATGACCATCGCGCTCGGCTTCGGCGCCGCCGCGCTGATCTCCCAGGACGAGATCATCGCCTCCAACCCGTCGGGCAACACGGCGGCCCCGCTGCTCGCCCTGCACCTGGGCGGCGTCGACTCGACCTGGGGTGCGATCCTGCTGGCCACGATCTCGGCGGTGGCCTTCGCGACCATCCTCGCCGTCGTCGCGGGCCTCACCCTGGCCTCGTCCTCCTCCTTCGCGCACGACATCTACGCCAACGTCATCCGCAAGGGACAGGCCTCCGGCGCCGAGGAGGTGCGCGCCGCCCGCTGGGCGACCGTCTTCATCGGCGTCGTCTCCATCGGCCTGGGCGCCCTCGCCCGCGACCTGAACGTGGCCGGCCTGGTCGCGCTCGCCTTCGCGGTCGCGGCCTCCGCCAACCTGCCGACGATCCTCTACAGCCTCTTCTGGAAGAAGTTCACCACCCAGGGCGCGCTGTGGTCGATCTACGGCGGTCTGATCGTCGCCGTCGGCCTGGTGCTGTTCTCGCCCGTCGTCTCCGGCGACCCGAAGGCGATGTTCCCGGCCGTCGACTTCGCCTGGTTCCCGCTGAAGAACCCGGGCATCATCTCCATCCCGTTCGGCTTCCTGATGGGCTGGCTGGGCACCGTCCTGTCCAAGGAGGAGCCCGACACCGCCAAGTACGCCGAGCTGGAGGTCCGGTCCCTCACGGGCACCGGCGCCCACTGA
- the tyrS gene encoding tyrosine--tRNA ligase, with translation MTDIVDELKWRGLFALSTDEDALRKALADGPVTFYCGFDPTAPSLHVGHLVQVLTVRRLQQAGHRPLALVGGATGLIGDPRPTAERTLNDPETVAGWVGRLRAQIEPFLSFEGANAAVMVNNLDWTEGLSAIEFLRDIGKHFRVNKMLTKDSVARRLESDQGISYTEFSYQILQGMDFLQLYRRYGCTLQQGGSDQWGNLTAGLDLIHRLEPGAEAHALATPLMTKADGTKFGKTEGGAVWLDPGMTTPYAFYQFWLNVDDRDITRYMRILSFKSRAELEELEQQTEERPQARAAQRALAEELTTLVHGADQTAAVIAASRALFGQGDLTELDEETLAAALSEVPHVRVAEVGPVVDLFTDVGLVPSKSAGRRTVKEGGAYVNNVKITAEDAVPASEDLIHGRWLVLRRGKKNLAAVEVTAAWAP, from the coding sequence GTGACGGACATCGTCGACGAGCTGAAGTGGCGTGGGCTGTTCGCCCTGTCCACCGACGAGGACGCTTTGCGCAAGGCGCTCGCGGACGGTCCCGTCACGTTCTATTGCGGTTTCGACCCGACCGCGCCGTCCCTGCACGTCGGGCATCTGGTGCAGGTGCTCACCGTGCGCCGGCTCCAGCAGGCCGGTCACCGGCCGCTGGCGCTGGTCGGCGGCGCGACGGGCCTGATCGGCGACCCCCGCCCGACGGCGGAGCGCACGCTGAACGACCCGGAGACGGTCGCCGGCTGGGTCGGCAGGCTGCGCGCCCAGATCGAGCCGTTCCTGTCCTTCGAGGGTGCGAACGCGGCCGTCATGGTCAACAACCTCGACTGGACCGAGGGCCTCTCCGCCATCGAGTTCCTGCGGGACATCGGCAAGCACTTCCGCGTCAACAAGATGCTGACGAAGGACTCCGTCGCCCGTCGGCTGGAGTCCGACCAGGGCATCAGCTACACCGAGTTCAGCTACCAGATCCTCCAGGGCATGGACTTCCTCCAGCTCTACCGGAGGTACGGCTGCACGCTCCAGCAGGGCGGCAGCGACCAGTGGGGCAACCTCACGGCCGGCCTGGATCTGATCCACAGGCTGGAGCCGGGCGCCGAGGCGCACGCGCTGGCCACGCCGCTGATGACCAAGGCGGACGGCACCAAGTTCGGCAAGACCGAGGGCGGCGCCGTCTGGCTCGACCCGGGCATGACGACGCCGTACGCGTTCTACCAGTTCTGGCTGAACGTGGACGATCGGGACATCACCCGGTACATGCGGATCCTGTCCTTCAAGTCCCGTGCGGAGCTTGAGGAGCTGGAGCAGCAGACGGAGGAGCGACCGCAGGCGCGGGCGGCGCAGCGCGCGCTGGCCGAGGAGCTGACGACGCTGGTACACGGCGCGGACCAGACCGCCGCGGTGATCGCCGCCTCCCGCGCGCTCTTCGGGCAGGGTGACCTGACCGAGCTCGACGAGGAGACCCTGGCCGCGGCGCTGTCCGAAGTGCCGCACGTCCGGGTCGCCGAGGTGGGTCCCGTGGTCGACCTGTTCACCGACGTCGGCCTGGTGCCGAGCAAGTCGGCCGGGCGGCGCACGGTGAAGGAGGGCGGTGCCTACGTGAACAACGTCAAGATCACCGCGGAGGACGCCGTGCCGGCGTCGGAGGACCTCATTCACGGGCGGTGGCTGGTGTTGCGGCGGGGGAAGAAGAACCTTGCCGCCGTTGAGGTGACTGCGGCCTGGGCGCCGTAG
- a CDS encoding S8 family serine peptidase — MAHLRSRRRLALAVPVALSLTASLGFLPGVASAAPIAESTTATAQGPNLSYVVNTKTDKRTIASVKRAVAAAGGKVVITYTKIGVIVVHSADPEFAKTIRAARGVQSAGATRTSPLTPAGTTDLGAVDYLTDVEAAKVEAASADIPDAEPLEADQWDLRSIGADKAAKINPGSKKVTVAVIDTGVDDTHPDLAPNFSKSQSANCDGGVADTSEGSWRPYTPQDYHGTHVAGEIAAARNGVGVAGVAPGVKVSSINVTDRDNGLFYAEAMVCAFVFSADHGVEITNNSYYIDPWLYNCVDHPDQKAIVDAVNRAQKYATRKGTLHLASAGNSNHDLASDAILDDSSPNDSTPVERTIDPSECLDIPTQLPGIVTVSATGVKNEKSFYSTYGNRVVDVAAPGGDSRYQIPDTPSKNGRILSTMPNGEYGYLQGTSMAAPHASGVAALLKSTHPWASPQQLQWLLKAQADKEACPETYDQDGDGTPDAVCEGGPRVNGFYGFGIVDALKAVKR, encoded by the coding sequence ATGGCTCATCTGCGCTCCAGGCGACGGCTCGCACTCGCGGTGCCGGTCGCCTTGTCGCTGACCGCCTCGCTCGGCTTCCTGCCGGGTGTCGCCTCGGCGGCCCCGATCGCGGAGTCCACCACCGCGACCGCGCAGGGCCCGAACCTCTCGTACGTCGTGAACACGAAGACCGACAAGCGCACGATCGCCTCGGTGAAGCGCGCGGTGGCCGCGGCCGGCGGCAAGGTCGTGATCACGTACACCAAGATCGGCGTGATCGTGGTCCACTCGGCCGACCCGGAGTTCGCGAAGACGATCCGCGCCGCGCGCGGTGTGCAGTCCGCCGGCGCCACCCGGACCTCACCGCTGACCCCCGCCGGTACGACGGACCTGGGCGCCGTCGACTACCTGACGGACGTGGAGGCCGCGAAGGTGGAGGCCGCCTCGGCGGACATCCCCGACGCCGAGCCCCTTGAGGCCGACCAGTGGGACCTGCGCTCGATCGGCGCCGACAAGGCCGCGAAGATCAACCCGGGCAGCAAGAAGGTCACCGTCGCCGTCATCGACACCGGCGTCGACGACACCCACCCGGACCTCGCGCCGAACTTCTCCAAGTCCCAGTCGGCCAACTGCGACGGCGGTGTCGCGGACACCAGCGAAGGGTCCTGGCGGCCGTACACCCCGCAGGACTACCACGGCACGCACGTGGCCGGTGAGATAGCCGCGGCCCGCAACGGCGTCGGCGTCGCCGGTGTCGCGCCCGGCGTGAAGGTCTCCAGCATCAATGTGACCGACCGCGACAACGGCCTGTTCTACGCGGAGGCCATGGTCTGCGCGTTCGTGTTCTCCGCCGACCACGGCGTGGAGATCACGAACAACAGCTACTACATCGACCCGTGGCTCTACAACTGCGTGGACCACCCGGACCAGAAGGCCATCGTCGACGCGGTCAACCGGGCCCAGAAGTACGCCACGAGGAAGGGCACCCTGCACCTGGCCTCGGCGGGCAACTCCAACCACGACCTCGCCTCCGACGCGATCCTGGACGACTCCAGCCCCAACGACTCCACCCCGGTCGAGCGCACCATCGACCCGAGCGAGTGCCTCGACATTCCGACCCAGTTGCCGGGCATCGTGACGGTGAGCGCGACGGGCGTGAAGAACGAGAAGTCGTTCTACTCCACGTACGGCAACCGCGTCGTCGACGTCGCGGCGCCTGGCGGCGACAGCCGCTACCAGATCCCGGACACGCCGTCGAAGAACGGCCGTATCCTGTCCACCATGCCGAACGGCGAGTACGGCTACCTGCAGGGCACGTCGATGGCGGCGCCGCACGCCTCCGGTGTCGCCGCGCTGCTGAAGTCGACGCACCCGTGGGCGAGCCCGCAGCAGTTGCAGTGGCTGCTGAAGGCGCAGGCGGACAAGGAGGCCTGCCCGGAGACGTACGACCAGGACGGCGACGGCACTCCGGACGCGGTGTGTGAGGGCGGCCCGCGTGTGAACGGTTTCTACGGGTTCGGCATCGTCGACGCACTCAAGGCCGTCAAGAGGTAG
- a CDS encoding GlsB/YeaQ/YmgE family stress response membrane protein, producing the protein MGWLWAIIVGFVLGLLAKAIIPGKQHSPLWLTTIFGIIGAIVGNALARAFGIDETAGIDWGRHALQLAAAVVIVFIGDMAYMATLGKRKQRT; encoded by the coding sequence ATGGGCTGGCTATGGGCGATCATCGTGGGATTCGTACTGGGCCTGCTGGCCAAGGCGATCATTCCGGGCAAACAGCACAGTCCGCTCTGGCTGACGACGATCTTCGGCATCATCGGCGCCATCGTCGGCAACGCCCTCGCCCGGGCGTTCGGTATCGACGAGACCGCAGGCATCGACTGGGGCCGTCACGCCCTCCAGCTCGCCGCCGCGGTCGTCATCGTCTTCATCGGGGACATGGCCTACATGGCGACCCTGGGCAAGAGAAAACAGCGAACCTGA
- a CDS encoding DUF3099 domain-containing protein yields MRKQGNAEVFRITGARQGLADDVRGRQRRYVISMSVRTLSVIAAAVLWNVERHVAVVALVLGAVLPYIAVVIANAGRENAPSLPSTFVTTPVRPMIAPTSGPEGSRSGDFADEGRLAESVPEDVAADPAGGRRSEPRGPA; encoded by the coding sequence ATGCGGAAGCAGGGCAATGCCGAGGTCTTCCGGATCACCGGTGCCCGGCAGGGGCTCGCCGACGACGTTCGCGGTCGGCAGCGGCGCTATGTCATCTCGATGTCCGTCCGCACCCTGTCGGTGATCGCCGCGGCGGTCCTGTGGAACGTCGAACGGCACGTCGCGGTCGTCGCGCTGGTGCTGGGAGCGGTGCTGCCGTACATCGCCGTCGTGATCGCCAACGCGGGCCGGGAGAACGCGCCCTCGCTGCCGTCGACGTTCGTCACCACGCCCGTGCGTCCGATGATCGCGCCGACCTCGGGGCCGGAGGGCTCCCGCTCGGGCGACTTCGCCGACGAGGGGCGCCTCGCGGAATCCGTCCCGGAAGACGTCGCGGCCGACCCCGCGGGCGGGCGCCGGAGCGAGCCGCGCGGGCCGGCCTGA
- a CDS encoding SURF1 family protein: MYRFLLSRQWVILTLLALVLIPTMVRLGIWQMHRFDERTARNQLVADALAAKPVPVERLTSPGHTVTSAERYRTVTAKGRFDTDDEVVVRRRTNADDEVGFHVLTPFVLDDGKLLLVNRGWIPADGPSQTAFPEIPAPPLGEVTVTGRLMPDETTEASGIKDLKGLPDRQIMLIDSEREADRLGAEVLGGYLAQTAPEPKDDTPQQLGSPGDENAALNYAYALQWWLFAAGIPIGYVILARRERRDREEAAATAREETEAAPARA; encoded by the coding sequence GTGTACCGCTTCCTGTTGTCCCGGCAGTGGGTGATCCTCACTCTGCTCGCGCTCGTCCTGATCCCGACGATGGTCAGGCTGGGCATCTGGCAGATGCATCGCTTTGATGAGCGCACCGCGCGGAACCAGCTGGTCGCCGACGCGCTGGCCGCGAAGCCGGTGCCCGTGGAGCGGCTGACCTCCCCCGGGCACACCGTCACCAGCGCGGAGCGCTACCGCACGGTGACCGCGAAGGGCCGCTTCGACACCGACGACGAGGTCGTCGTCCGCCGCCGCACCAACGCCGACGACGAGGTCGGCTTCCATGTGCTGACCCCGTTCGTCCTCGACGACGGCAAGCTCCTGCTCGTCAACCGCGGCTGGATCCCCGCGGACGGCCCGAGCCAGACCGCGTTCCCCGAGATCCCCGCGCCGCCCCTCGGCGAGGTCACCGTCACCGGGCGGCTGATGCCCGACGAGACGACCGAGGCGAGCGGCATCAAGGATCTCAAGGGCCTGCCGGACCGGCAGATCATGCTGATCGACAGCGAGCGGGAGGCGGACCGCCTCGGCGCCGAGGTCCTCGGCGGCTACCTCGCGCAGACGGCGCCCGAGCCGAAGGACGACACTCCGCAACAGCTCGGCAGCCCCGGCGACGAGAACGCGGCGCTGAACTACGCCTACGCCCTCCAGTGGTGGCTCTTCGCCGCGGGCATCCCCATCGGCTACGTGATCCTCGCCCGCCGCGAGCGCCGCGACCGCGAGGAGGCCGCAGCCACCGCGCGGGAGGAGACGGAAGCGGCACCCGCTCGGGCGTAG
- a CDS encoding DUF485 domain-containing protein, with protein sequence MATDAPPPSKAEHHLPSPEEFAAVHESAEFAELRRSYRSFAFPLTVAFIAWYLLYVLLSNYAGDFMGTKLFGNINVAFVLGVAQFVTTFLIAWWYARHAAAKLDPKAEAIKSRMEGGA encoded by the coding sequence GTGGCAACCGACGCACCGCCCCCTTCGAAGGCAGAGCACCATCTCCCCTCCCCCGAGGAGTTCGCCGCGGTCCATGAGAGCGCCGAGTTCGCCGAACTGCGCCGCTCCTACCGCTCGTTCGCCTTCCCGCTGACCGTCGCCTTCATCGCCTGGTACCTGCTGTACGTCCTGCTCTCCAACTACGCGGGCGACTTCATGGGCACCAAGCTCTTCGGCAACATCAACGTCGCCTTCGTCCTCGGCGTCGCCCAGTTCGTCACCACGTTCCTCATCGCCTGGTGGTACGCGCGGCACGCCGCCGCGAAGCTCGACCCCAAGGCCGAGGCGATCAAGTCCCGGATGGAGGGCGGCGCATGA
- the moaA gene encoding GTP 3',8-cyclase MoaA, which translates to MLIDTYGRVATDLRVSLTDRCNLRCTYCMPEEGLQWLAKPDLLDDDEIVRLIDIAVRTLGVTEVRFTGGEPLLRPGLVGIVERVAALAPRPQMSLTTNGIGLSRTAPALKAAGLDRVNVSLDTLRPDVFKTLTRRDRHKDVLEGLAAARDAGLTPVKVNSVLMPGLNENEAPDLLAWAVEHDYELRFIEQMPLDAQHGWKRDGMVTAGDILTSLRTRFDLTPEDADERGSAPAERWLVDDGPHRVGVIASVTRPFCSACDRTRLTADGQVRTCLFAREETDLRAALRSGAPDEEIARIWRLAMWGKKAGAGLDDPSFVQPDRPMSAIGG; encoded by the coding sequence GTGCTCATCGACACCTACGGCCGAGTGGCCACCGACCTGAGGGTCTCGCTGACCGACCGGTGCAATCTGCGCTGCACGTACTGCATGCCCGAGGAGGGTCTGCAGTGGCTGGCGAAGCCCGACCTGCTCGACGACGACGAGATCGTCCGCCTCATCGACATAGCCGTCCGCACCCTGGGCGTCACGGAGGTCCGCTTCACCGGCGGCGAGCCCCTGCTCCGCCCCGGCCTGGTCGGCATAGTGGAGCGCGTGGCCGCGCTGGCCCCTCGCCCCCAGATGTCCCTGACCACCAACGGCATCGGCCTCAGCCGCACGGCACCGGCCCTGAAGGCGGCCGGCCTGGACCGGGTGAACGTCTCCCTGGACACCCTCCGCCCGGACGTCTTCAAGACCCTCACCCGCCGGGACCGCCACAAGGACGTCCTCGAAGGCCTGGCCGCCGCCCGCGACGCCGGCCTCACCCCGGTCAAGGTCAACTCCGTCCTGATGCCCGGCCTGAACGAGAACGAGGCCCCGGACCTCCTCGCCTGGGCCGTCGAGCACGACTACGAGCTGCGCTTCATCGAGCAGATGCCCCTGGACGCCCAGCACGGCTGGAAGCGCGACGGCATGGTGACGGCGGGTGACATCCTGACCTCCCTGCGCACCCGCTTCGACCTCACCCCCGAGGACGCCGACGAACGCGGCTCCGCCCCGGCCGAGCGCTGGCTCGTCGACGACGGCCCCCACCGCGTCGGCGTCATCGCCTCCGTCACCCGCCCCTTCTGCTCGGCCTGCGACCGCACCCGCCTCACCGCCGACGGCCAGGTCCGCACCTGCCTCTTCGCCCGTGAGGAGACCGACCTCAGAGCCGCCCTGCGCTCGGGCGCCCCCGACGAGGAGATCGCCCGCATCTGGCGCCTGGCGATGTGGGGCAAGAAGGCCGGCGCGGGCCTGGACGACCCGTCGTTCGTCCAGCCGGACCGCCCGATGTCGGCGATCGGGGGCTAG
- a CDS encoding DEDDh family exonuclease, translating into MLEDHTTAASQAPWPIAYPPGYAVVDVETTGLARDDRIISAAVYRLDARGEVEDHWYTLVNPERDPGPVWIHGLTSDVLEGAPLFREIAEEFSSRLADRVLVAHNAVFDWSMIAREYARAETEAPVRQRLCTIALSKELGLPLANHKLESLAAHFGVVQQRAHHALDDARVLAEAFRPSLHAAANRGVRLPLLECRPLTEWYGSTTIGRQASGGHGTSGGYGSPGGYRSGSWRPSRKRPACPYPNPGRYEEGKPLKQGMRVAFSGDTSVDRELLEDRAAEAGLHVATSLSRVTSLLVTNDPDSGTSKVVKARQYGTPVIDEAAFGQLLRDVEPARPAFDDA; encoded by the coding sequence ATGCTCGAAGACCACACGACCGCAGCGTCGCAAGCGCCTTGGCCAATCGCGTATCCACCGGGGTACGCGGTCGTGGACGTGGAGACGACCGGGCTGGCCCGGGACGACCGGATCATCTCGGCGGCTGTGTACAGACTGGACGCGCGGGGCGAGGTCGAGGACCACTGGTACACGTTGGTGAACCCGGAGCGGGATCCGGGGCCGGTGTGGATCCACGGGCTGACGAGTGACGTGCTCGAAGGGGCGCCGCTCTTCCGGGAGATCGCGGAGGAGTTCTCGTCCCGGCTCGCGGACCGCGTGCTCGTCGCGCACAACGCGGTGTTCGACTGGTCGATGATCGCCCGGGAGTACGCGCGCGCGGAGACCGAGGCGCCGGTACGGCAGCGGCTGTGCACGATCGCGCTGTCGAAGGAACTGGGGCTGCCGCTGGCGAACCACAAGCTGGAGTCGCTGGCGGCGCACTTCGGGGTCGTGCAGCAGCGAGCGCACCACGCGCTGGACGACGCGCGGGTGCTGGCGGAGGCGTTCAGGCCGAGTCTGCACGCGGCGGCGAACCGGGGCGTGCGCCTGCCGCTGCTCGAATGCCGGCCGCTGACGGAGTGGTACGGCTCGACGACGATCGGGCGGCAGGCATCCGGCGGCCATGGGACTTCTGGTGGTTACGGGTCCCCCGGGGGCTATCGGTCCGGCAGTTGGCGGCCCTCGCGCAAACGGCCCGCGTGCCCCTATCCCAACCCCGGGCGGTACGAGGAGGGTAAACCTCTCAAGCAGGGCATGCGGGTCGCGTTCTCGGGGGACACCTCGGTGGATCGTGAGCTGTTGGAGGACCGTGCGGCGGAGGCGGGGCTGCATGTGGCGACGAGTCTGTCGCGGGTGACCAGTCTGCTCGTCACCAATGACCCCGACTCGGGTACGTCGAAGGTGGTCAAGGCCCGGCAGTACGGGACGCCGGTGATCGACGAGGCGGCGTTCGGTCAGCTGCTGCGCGATGTGGAGCCCGCCCGGCCGGCTTTCGACGACGCCTGA
- a CDS encoding metallopeptidase TldD-related protein — translation MSARNSKAQQPHEIVERALELSRADGCVVIADEYSTANLRWAGNALTTNGVTRGRSVTVVATVGGKEGTASGVVSRSAVTAGELEPLVRAAEAAARGAGPAEDAQPLVTGVEQSSDFTEAPAETSSAVFADFAPALGESFARARAGGRELYGFANHELVSSYLGTSTGLRLRHDQPNGTLELNAKSPDRTRSAWAGRSTRDFKDVDPGALDAELAVRLGWAERRVPLPAGRYETLLPPTAVADLLIYQMWSASARDAAEGRTVFSKPGGGTRIGERLTELPLTLRSDPHEPGLESAPFALAHSSGGDSSVFDNGLPLTATEWISRGEIAHLPTTRHSAGLTGLPVAPTIDNLILDGGEDRSLEEMVASTGRGLLLTCLWYIREVDPATLLLTGLTRDGVYLVENGEVTGEVNNFRFNESPVDLLGRATEAGRTEKTLPREWSDYFTRAAMPALRVPDFNMSSVSQGV, via the coding sequence ATGAGCGCGCGGAACAGCAAGGCGCAGCAGCCGCACGAGATCGTCGAGCGTGCTCTTGAGCTGTCTCGCGCCGACGGATGCGTGGTGATCGCCGACGAGTACTCCACGGCGAACCTGCGCTGGGCGGGCAACGCGCTGACCACCAACGGCGTCACACGCGGACGGTCGGTGACCGTCGTCGCCACCGTCGGCGGCAAGGAGGGCACCGCCTCCGGGGTCGTGTCGCGATCCGCCGTCACCGCCGGGGAGCTGGAGCCGCTGGTACGGGCCGCGGAGGCCGCCGCGCGCGGCGCCGGGCCCGCCGAGGACGCCCAGCCGCTGGTCACGGGTGTGGAGCAGTCCTCCGACTTCACGGAAGCGCCCGCCGAGACCTCCTCCGCCGTGTTCGCCGACTTCGCGCCGGCCCTCGGCGAATCGTTCGCACGCGCGCGGGCGGGCGGCCGGGAGCTGTACGGCTTCGCCAACCACGAGCTGGTCTCCAGCTATCTCGGTACGTCCACGGGGCTGCGGCTGCGGCACGACCAGCCGAACGGGACGCTGGAGCTGAACGCCAAGTCCCCGGACCGTACGCGCTCGGCCTGGGCGGGGCGCTCCACGCGGGACTTCAAGGACGTCGACCCGGGAGCCCTGGACGCGGAGCTGGCCGTACGGCTGGGCTGGGCGGAGCGGCGGGTGCCGCTGCCCGCCGGGCGGTACGAGACGCTGCTCCCGCCGACGGCCGTGGCGGATCTGCTGATCTACCAGATGTGGTCGGCGTCGGCGCGGGACGCGGCCGAGGGCCGGACGGTGTTCAGCAAGCCCGGCGGCGGTACGCGGATCGGGGAGCGGCTCACCGAGCTGCCGCTGACCCTGCGCAGCGACCCGCACGAGCCGGGTCTGGAGTCCGCGCCCTTCGCGCTGGCCCACTCCTCCGGCGGCGACAGCTCGGTGTTCGACAACGGGCTGCCGCTGACGGCGACCGAGTGGATCAGCCGGGGCGAGATCGCGCACCTGCCGACCACCCGGCACAGCGCGGGGCTGACCGGGCTGCCGGTGGCGCCGACGATCGACAACCTGATCCTGGACGGCGGCGAGGACCGTTCCCTGGAGGAGATGGTCGCGAGCACCGGGCGCGGGTTGCTGCTGACCTGCCTGTGGTACATCCGCGAGGTCGACCCGGCGACACTGCTGCTGACGGGGCTGACCCGCGACGGCGTCTACCTCGTGGAGAACGGCGAGGTCACCGGCGAGGTCAACAACTTCCGGTTCAACGAGTCGCCGGTGGACCTGCTGGGCCGTGCCACGGAGGCCGGGCGCACGGAGAAGACGCTGCCGCGCGAGTGGAGCGACTACTTCACCAGGGCCGCGATGCCCGCGCTGCGGGTGCCGGATTTCAATATGAGTTCTGTCAGCCAGGGCGTATAA